In Methyloterricola oryzae, the genomic stretch ATCAGATCTGCCGCGCGGAACATGACGGGGTACTTGGCGGGCTTGTCGTCGCCTTCGGTCACTGAAAGAAGGGTGACGTTCAGATGATGGCCGAGGTCGAAGCTGGCCGGGCAGACCAGGTTGCCGACGTTCTCGATGAACAGTAGGTCGATCTGGCCGAGGTCGATTTGGTCGAGCGCCCCTTCCACCAGATGAGCGTCCAGGTGGCAGGCAGTGCCCGTGGTGATCTGGTGGGCGACGACGCCTTGGGCGCGGATACGCGCCGCGTCGTTTTCGGTCTCCAGATCGCCCTCAATCACAGCAATCCGCAGGCGGCTCTTGAGTTGGGCGATGGTGGCCTCCAGCAGGGCCGTTTTTCCCGAACCCGGCGAGGACATCAGGTTGACCGCGAGGATGCCTTGCCGGTCCAGGCGGGCGCGGTTGGTTTCCGCCTGTTTATCGTTATGGGCGAGCAGAGTGCTCAGCACGGAGACCGGGGTGGTTGCCTTGGGCATGTCCAACAACAGATGGCGGTTTCCGGAC encodes the following:
- the hypB gene encoding hydrogenase nickel incorporation protein HypB, which gives rise to MCDTCGCNITSGNRHLLLDMPKATTPVSVLSTLLAHNDKQAETNRARLDRQGILAVNLMSSPGSGKTALLEATIAQLKSRLRIAVIEGDLETENDAARIRAQGVVAHQITTGTACHLDAHLVEGALDQIDLGQIDLLFIENVGNLVCPASFDLGHHLNVTLLSVTEGDDKPAKYPVMFRAADLMLVTKSDLLPHLDDFSPQRAEQHLRALANPAPVLTLSSRKNQGMEVWLQWLQEQVVAHKSRVAQQETLKPRVQKEGRALHQAAPAVRFRPVKPVHDHVD